The sequence CCCATCAATtgtttaattaagaacaacttgttattcccagtctttcgttcatataactgttcaagctttttccataaggctttagcatcagtctccccagtaatatggttcactacattatcatcaacccactgccgaatatacccacatacctgtctatgcaaaattttccattgagcttcAGACTTACCCTCAGGCATACTCTCAGTAAAAACAggtaaataataatctttcacataaagaagatcctccattttacctttccaaacatgataatttgaaccatttaaactaaccatcttacttgtattagcttccatctttcacacaagttaATCAAATAaccttaagctctgataccaatttgatgggaaaataatcacaacgggcaaactacaaagcggaaacaaacccgtttgacaagcatttcccgacccgtatgaacccgtgagtaaactaacaaataaggtataccacaatcaccacaaatcagccccaattctgtcccaattcagcaaatacgaaataactaagcacacacaatacacacgagactttttaagtggaaaacctctcaaaatcgagagtaaaaaccatgtgactcgtaagccacttaaattccactatcatcaacaagagagcaatacaataatccttctctagctcaactagaggtatacaacatcatcatactcttgaacaacaataatcaacaagtatatgaagaaattaaagacaaaagatgaacaacactaccaataAACTGCCTTCTGTTCCAGCAACAAAATCACGAGCTACAGGCctttttagacgaattcaacggttgaaaatgttggcactgatgtcaggaagacacagcccaaatatCGTGAAGATTCagcggtcggatctccggggatcatctcttttctggcctgctgtcactgtagacgggaaatgtgtttttcactctttttcttgatctctatCTGATCTCTCTCGTATCAATTGAATGCAGCTGCACTTGATTTGAATTAAGATGTCTCTGAtggttgaccaagtcaaacaaccATTGGGCCTAATTTTGTTGAGCTTGGGCTTGGATAACTTCCACATAAATGGAAACAATTAAAACCCAACACAAACTAGAAACCAAACAACACAAATATGAATCAAGAAACACCCAATTTCGCCACCGCGTTAGAAACCTTCTTGCTCTTTATTGCAGATTTGAGTAATTTGCCTTTCACATGCTCAAAGGCAAACCATTTTTAGCAAGGATATTGGTCGGTACATTCATTTTTAATGCAGCAATACATACCAATCTGCAACCATATAATTTTCAAAACCGAATCAAAGATCAGATaacaaaaatatattatttttgtttTGCACATACATTAcagagattaaaaaaaaaaaaaaaaaaaaaaaaaaaaaaaaaaaacaaaaaaaaaacatgtgTCAATGTAGTTTTCAAACATTTTCGATCTTCATTATCGAATGAACATGCTACTACATAGCATAAAAAACACATGCTACTACATTTCGATCTTCACCATCAAAAAAGCATGCTACTACATACCACTAAGATACATATACATGCTACTACATACCATCAAAAAACATGTGTCAATTTAACTTTCAGACATTTTCGATCTTCACCATCTACGATCGCTGTTGTCCCCGGAACACGTCTTGGATTGTGAGTCGCCCCAACGATTTAACTCTTTCTTCTGCCCTGAACCCAAATCTGTTTTGACCGTCCAAAATTGATTCTTGTTTGTCCTTGCAGGATCATTAATCATCCCAGATCTTTGTTGGTGACCTCGTCCTCGAGTGTTCCACCTAGACTGACCTCCTTCAGTTTGCTCTTTTATTGTCCTCGTAGCATCATTAACTCTACCTCGTCCTCTACCTGACCAACCACTTCCAGCACCTTGGATAACGACATCAGGATACATATTCCTAGTCCCAACACCCGGTCTGTTACTCGTAGCACCTTCGGTTCTGTTATGTGACCTGCAAAAACAAAGTTTAGGGAACTTGTTAGGGCCAAGAGCTAGTCACCGAAGTGCAAAGATCGAATCAAATGTTAAATCAACAAACCATTGGTTTCTGCCTTGGTAACCATGAATGTCGTGCCATAGCTGCCTCTCTTCGATGTCCGATTCATTTACCACCTATCAATTAGATAATAAAACAACACTAGAAAACTACAACTGtaacagataaaaaaaaaaaaaaaaaaactagacttTTAATTACCACATGACATAATCGTAACTAAAAGCATGTTTATGATTCAAAAATCTTTGGTAGCTAAATTTTTATATGAATTGAAGaatagaagaaaagaagaaaaaaaaaaaaaaaaaaaaagataactaAATTAGCCAAGACAGCATACTGTTTCGGGGATGCTGGTCCCCTCAAGCACGCGAGGGATATGGAGACGAAAGCTTGGTGGATCATAATGTACACATCTGCATTtgcataattataattttaataaatgtaGTAAAAACAGTAAATAAAACATGCATAATCTCGATGATGAATCTAGTATAGAGCTACGAAGCAAGTTCTTACAGAACACTAGAATCTTTAACGGACTCTAGCTTAGGGCAAACAAACCCATTTATCTCCCCACTGAAATCAATAAAACAGACAAACAATTAAATATGAACGGAAAATTAATCACCACGAGGCAGGAGGACTAAACTTGAATAACGATCATTACAACCTTATATCAATTTTGACCGAGCTACTTTGCTTGTCAGATCCCACATTGTTGATTTTCGAAACTATTTGAGAAGCTAAACTTTCAGAAGAATGCAGAAATAACTGATCAGAATCTTGCACGTTTCTTTTAACTTCCTCCTCCTATTAAGTATATAAACAACGAAATGTCATTACAAGGTCTGCTTGGTCAAATAGAAAAGCAATGAAGTTTGTGCAGACTTACACCGAGGTCTTTCTCGATCTTCTTTGTCGCAGTAAGAAGAAGCTCCTCATCAATAAAAGGAAGCTTACTGATACCCTTCAAAGTTGATAAAAAGATTAATGAGTATTGacataaattttaaaactttattcCTAGAAGGAAACACATTGCTGCTACAACttcaaaaatgattgtttaacgaACCCCTAACCTGCCAAAGAAATCTTTTTCCATCTGTGTCGATGTCAAAATCTGAATACAAATGGCGCCAAATAAAGCCGAGCTAGTTGCTTTAGAGAATACTAAAATATTGAATGAAATCCATAGAGCTTACCGGAAGGGAAGAAATCGTGAATACTCGACTCTTCATCAGTCATCAGTAACTGATATAAAACCGGCAGTGCATGGGCACTACATGACAAACAGATATTCGATCAcattttaaacaaaaacatgaCAACCTAATGAGACAAAGTTCGTTAAAAATAAATCAGATAACTTACCTCTTAGGTGGAAGAACCGCCATAAGTTGATCGAATGGTTTGAATGGCAATCCTTTTTGAAATACTAACTTTGTGCTAGAGAGGCCTTTCATATCCGACGCAAAGGGCCCGTAATGGTAGGGGTAAAACCTGTTGATAGAACATTGTGGGTCCCATATTCATTGAGTAGTCAAATACATGAACAAATAAAGGTTAATATGGTATAGTACAAGATTTGCCTCACCATGTCCAGGATGGCACATGAGAGAAATAGTAGAGAAGAACCCAACAGAGCCCTTCAGTGTACTTTTCAACCTAGATGGAAAACAAAAACAAAACGGTTTACCACAAAAGCACTCGGGTTTTGTTGTTAAAATGTTCTAGATTTAAACAAATGCATTATATGATGATGGAACAGATTATTCACATTGGACAAATCAGATATTTAAGAAAGAAGTCGAGACAAATTATGAAGATACTTACAACTTTCTTTCTCATTTTCTCCATATCCTCATCTGTGTCGGCAGAAAACTTGTGTTTATAATACCTTCTTTTCCAACCAGATGAACCAAATTTCACCTAAAAAGTGGAATATTAAATGGGATTTGATCATGGTATTACAATCTCCAAATTTGAAATATACGAGAGAACTACGCATATATTGGTACCGTGTCTGTAACAAGTCCATTCCTCCAAACATCAGACGCCTCACGTGTGTAGGATTTCAGTTTCTCCTTTAACATTTTAGTATTTTCAAGAACCTAAGCAGATGTTAAagcatatatataatttaatagagTTATTCATACGAATGTAAGATTTATAAAAAACAAATTGCCAAGACAGCAGGTAGTGCCTTTAATAAGGATTACCTGGTCATGATCGGGAAATCTAGTACTGCTGCCTCGTAAATCAACAATAGAAGATGTAGTAGCCGAGCCCTTCTCATTACATGTATATGTCACAGGAAACAAGTCTTCTCCTTCATTACCTCCCTGAACATAAGTTTAACCGACATGATGGAAAAAATGAGTATACGATCTCAAATGTTTTAAGTCCCAATTTAAATGTCTATAATGTTAATTGTATAACAAACGAGGTAAGGTGCCCTCGCTTCGCGGCGTGAGAAAGTTTGATAAATTCGATTGACGAAAAGTAGAAAAGAAATAGAAGCAAAGGAAACAAATTGAAGTGGTAAAAAAACCCAAGGCTTTccctaaaaaaaaattcacaaaaagACAAAATAGTTGACATCATGCTGATGTCAGTATGACGACTGCAAAGTGGTATTGTTCACTTTCTTTGTTCTTTAGTAAAAAGGATAGAAGCAAAGGAAACAAATCTAAGTGGGTAAAAAACCAAGGGGGCGTTTGGTTCGTGGGATTTCGTAGGATTTGGAGGGATTTGTATTTCAAATCCCATGAAATTCCATGTTTGGTTGGAGGATTTGGTTCGTGGGATTTGcatttcaaatcccttgaaatcccatAGATGATGAAGGATTTGAAAATCCTTTGTATATATGAGGGATTTGAAATCCCATGTTCTATGATTTTACGTTTACGATTTACGTTTTGGGTTTCGGGTTCctgtttcgggttcgcgtttcgggttccaTTTCGGGTTCGCTTTTCGGGTTTGATTTTCGGGTTCtcgtttcgggttcgcgtttcgggttcgagtttcgggttcgcgtttcgggctcgcgtttcgggttcgcgtttcgggttcgagTTTCGGATACGCGATTCGGGCTCGCGTTTCGGGctcgcgtttcgggttcgcgtttcgggttcgagTTTCGGGCTCGAGTTTCGGGCTCGAGTTTCTGGTTCGCGTTTCAGGTTCGCATTTCGGGGTCATGTTTCGGGATCGCGTtacgggttcgcgtttcgggtacGCGTTTTGGGTAcgcgtttcgggttcgcgtttcgggttcgcgtttcgggttcgcgtttcgttGTCCATTTCGGGTTCGCGTATCGAATTCGGGTTCGCATTTCGGTTTCGGGTTCGCGTATCACGGTCGCATTCTCGTTTTGGATTCATGTTTCGATTTCGAGTTTTGGTTTTTCAACCGCGTTCACGTTCGGGTTCGCATTACAAATTTTGAGATTTGAAAACCTCGAACCGAACAGAAGATAGGATTTCAAATCCCAGGATTTCAAATCCTGTGGGATTTCAAATCCCATGGGATTTCAAATCCTGGAAATTGAAATCCTTGAACCAAACGCCCCCCAAAAGTTTCCCCATATAAAAACACACAAAAAGACAAAGTAGATGACATCGGCAAATGGGGTTAATGTTCACTTTGTTCTTTAGTATATTGGTTAGTGTCGATGATACAACATCGATGAACTTTTGGTGTGAGTTGCGCTGAGTTACCAAACTTACCGAATGATGGAGGTTCGAAAGtatatgtctcaaccttttgtcaTGGACCGAAGATCTCTTCTTGAAGATTTTATCTTCAAACGCTCCAATAGCAAGGATGAACTTTTCGACTCTCTTCAACTTGATAAAACTTCCTTTCTTATCATTCGCCTGTTTCCATATTACCAAACTCAGTGGAGCTATTGATGTGATTACTTGCGAACTTTAATCAATACTCCGTAATAAAGCACAAAATTTAACCACAAAATGTCAAATTTAAGTTCACACTAACCTTTTGCATGTCGACTAGATACCCTCCAAGGTTCTTAAATTCTTCTTTATAGACGTAAAGCAGCAAATCTATAGCACCCTGAATGACAATAACATAACAATCATCATATATCAAAAATCAATGAGCATTACAACATTTGTCATTATTTTCAGAATATAATGAGATATAAAAAGCATTTGAACCTCATGGATTTCCAACGTTGGCATATGGGGTAGGAAATCATTTCCAGCAAAGAAGCATATGAAAATGAAATCGTCAATCAGCCGTTCAAAATCCAATTCAAACTTTTCTGGAGTATTTATTGTTTTTAGATCCAGATTTAGATACTCTCGTAGTATCCAAACATGAAGAAACTGCAAtaagaaaaaaaaacaaataaacaaCCACTGCACTACAATCATGCAAAGTGTGCAATATTTTAGCACCTTACCTGGTACGGTTTCTTCTTCACCAGAGACCTTTTCTTGGTATATGTCGAAATTCCTAGGTTGCTAATTTGTTCACCCGTTTTTTTCAAACTTTGGTCCAGATCAAACTAAGCAGAAGCAGAAGCAAAAGCAAAAGGCAAATATAGAAGAAAACAGTTGGCAAATAAAACAtagaaaaagattttttgtttaaaaAAACCTTGTGATTTTTATTACCTTGGTTTCTGATTGCCTGATATCTTCAACCGAAACATTCTGATAAAAAACAAATCCTAGTATTAATTAGTAAGAAATACACCAATTCACTTCAGCATACATGTGTAATGTGTTAATCAAAGCTTTAACCTCTCTCAAAATGGAGAAATGGATCTCATGGGTTGCTAAAGCCAGCATAATGAGGTCTGCATCCTGTAATAAACGATAATATATTGAATGTAAGTTTAAATAAGAAGAAAAATCATAACTGCATACAACTGCCAACTTTCAACAACAACTAACATCTTAAGATCAAAAAACTGAGGTcccgtttggctcacggaatccGATGGGATTACGGCGGAATTGAAACAGAATTTAGACATGCGTCGTgtttaaattcaattccaatttTGCCGGAATCCCATCAGATTCCGTGAGCCAAACAGTAAACATGTGAAAAGGTCTAAGCTTTAAGATAAATCCAGGTTAGCAGGTTAATTCAGTtatttctcttattttaaataagctTACTAAACTTATTGATctttaaaaaaatactaaaatgtTAAAATGTAATGTTTTTCTAGAATTGTCTAGATTAATTATAGATAGTAGATATTTAAGTATAGATATTTAGTAGTGATAATATGTAGAAATCACTAGATTTTTTGTCTAGATTAATCTAGCTTGATCATTAGCCAACTTAAGATGGCTATAAATAGCCACCATGTATTGCAAGTAGATGTACCAAAAAACAAAAAGCAATAAAATCATTCCCTTAAAAACACTAAGTCTTCATATCCTACAAAACATCCCCTCACTTGCAACAACAATTCAACTAATCAATAAACAATCCTAACTAAAACTAATCAATCACATTCAACTAAATCAAAACACTACAACtaattctaacaagtggtatcaagagccataTTGGGCGTTGTTCGAatacaccatgactaccgttggtgcatataatattcccgtccccatatttgatggcgacaactatgatttttggagtatccgaatgaagacatatttccaagcacaaagcttgtgggatattgtcgaagtcgggtttacaactccaaaagacgtcgaaactctgtccgcagaagaacaagaaaaatacaacaaaaatgttgtaagaaatgctgctgctctaggctacattcaacaagccttgacaccgtctatctttccacgaatcatgggagctacgacagccaaagaggcgtggaagatccttcaggaagaatttcaaggaaatgtcaaggtgAGATCCGTCAAACTTCTAACTCTCAgaagagattttgaaaatttaaatatgaaagagactgagaccgtaaaagattactattctataattaaagaaatagtaaatcaaatgagagcctatggagataacATAACTGATAAGAGGATCGTAGAAAAGATACTTATCAGTATGACCGAGAAATACGATCATGTAATTACCGCTATTGAAGAGTCAAAAGAAATTGAGACTCTGTCAGTAAcagaattaattggctctcttgaagcatatgaggctagactgagtcggcgtagtgaaaactcacttgaaagtgcgtttcagtctaaactcaaaataaggtctcAGAAATCTAATAATGAGGGGAAAAGAAATCTCGAAGAAAAGtcgagaggaggagaaaaacccagaaccgggtttgatcagagaagaaaaaactatcctccatgtggtatctgcaaaaagacaaaccacttggagaaagattgtttccacAAAGGGAAGCCACAATGCAATAATTGCAAAAGATTTGGGCATATAGAAAAAGATTGCCGattaaaacaaaatcatcgagctaacttcacggaagaaagtgaagatattccggagaacaaaaatcaactattctatgcctgtcatgtcgcaaataaacaaagggacgatacttggttgatcgacagtgggtgcagcaaccacatgacaggagatgaaaagttatttgatagtatcaacacctccgtaaagtcccgcgtcaaactagggaatggagcgcttgttgaTACTAAAGGTAAAGGTACTATTACTGTTCAAACTAATAATGTCACTAGATCTATCAATGACGTTCTTCTAGTACCAAGCCtagcaagtaacttgctaagtgttggacaaatgatggagcacggatactctttactcttcgaagacaaatcatgcgttattcgtgacaagaaaaataactataaattaatagccgaagtgccaatggagaatcgcaactttccgcttcgttggcagtatatccaagacacggccatgaaagttcaagttgaagaatcatggctatggcatcgaagatttggccactttaactttcacgcactaaaaatcctccaacagaagaatatgatgagagacttgccgaacatagaagagatcatcgacacgtgtgaaagctgtatgatgggcaagcaacatcgaaaaccttttCCTGGTGACAAAGCctggagagcgaaaggtatactagagctggtgcacactgacgtttgtggaccaatgaggaccccgtctcttaaccaaaacaggtactttatcctcttcatcgatgattattctagaatgacgtgggtttatttcatgcgtgaaaaatcagAAGTCTTCACGATATTCAAGAAATTCAAGAATTACGTAGAAAAGACtagtggccattatataaaaacactaagaagtgatagaggaaaagaatacacctctacacaaTTTAATAAATTCTGTGAAGATGAAGGCGTTAAACGCCAACTCACTGTTGGTTACGCCCCTGAGcaaaatggcgtctctgaacgtaaaaatagaactgtaatggaaatggccaaaacgATGATACacgaaaaaggccttccaaacagtttctgggctgaagctgtatacacggCTGTATATATATTGAATCGATGTCCAACGAAAGCAGTAGAAAACAAGACTCCAAttgaggcatggagtggaaggaaaccgtcggcaaaacatttacgagtatttggatctatctgctacatccatattccaaaggagaaacgtcacaagctccaagaaaaatcagagaaGGGAATATTCTTGGGCTACAGTACAAAGTCAAAAGGCTACCGAGTCTATAACCTGAAGACCAATAACATCGTGATTAGCAGAGACGTGGAGTTTgacgaagacgcttcttggaactgggagAAAGACAAAGCTGAAAAACAAACATATCTGCCACGGATATCTATAGAAACTCCAGCTCAACAACCACTACAAATGGAGCATTCCTAGTCATGAAAGTACTGGAGAAACAAGCCCTACTACGCCAACTTCTCCATCAGCAACACTACCATTAGCACAAGACTAATCAAGTCCAGAGTCAACACCTGGAAGAGTTAAAAAGTTAACAGAGGTATACGAGACTTGCAACTTCACAACTATTAAACccgaaagctatgaagttgcatcgaaagatgaaaagtgggtggctgctatgaatgaagaaataagaatgattgagaaaaacaacacatgggagttagttgatcctccagaaaataaagaaatcattagagttaaatgggtttacaaaacaaagctcaaccctgacggttctatacaaaaacacaaagcaaggctagtagctaaaggctactcACAACAACAAGGAGTTGACTACAACGAAACTTTTACACCAGTAGCTCGACTAGACactataagagcacttgtggcattagcagctcaacgaaggtggaagattcaccaactagatgtaaaatcagcctttctaaatggatttctcgaagaagaaatatacgtcgagcaaccacaagggttcattcaGAAAGGAAAAGAAGAACAAGACCTGAAGCTAAAGAAAGCtctatatggacttaaacaagcaccacgtgcttggtatagccgcattgacagctacttcacaagttcaggattcaagaggagtcaaagtgagcccacactctatatcaaaacccaaggtaactctgacactctcattatttccttgtatgttgatgatcttatatatacgggaaacaatgagagaatgatacaagagtttaaaaaagacatgatgaaaacgttcgagatgagtgaccttggattgatgcgctattttcttggcatcgaaatcagtcaagaaaatgaaggcatcttcatatgccaaaagaaatacacagaaaatttcctgaaaaagtttaaactatacggttgtaaaACCGTCACCACACCTctagttgccaatgagaagatgagacaagaagatggatcggagaaagcggatgcttcaagattcagaagtctcataGGAAGTCTGCTATATCTAACAACAACAAGACCAGACATCATGTACGCAACAAGTCTACTATCCAGGTACAtgcaaaaccctactcaaatacattatggagcttctaaaagaatattaagatacttgcaaggtaccatggactatggaatatggtacaagccgactacagactcgaagcttcatggatacacagatagtgattgggccggatcggtggatgacatgagaagtacttccggatacgcattcacacttggatctggtgtattctcatggacatcaaagaaacaagaaacggtggcacaatcgtcagccgaagctgagtacgtcgcagccgcaaactcagctaatcaagctatatggctaagaagaatactagAAGACATGGGCGAGAAACAAGATGAAGCTACAAAAATATTCTGCGACAACAA comes from Rutidosis leptorrhynchoides isolate AG116_Rl617_1_P2 chromosome 4, CSIRO_AGI_Rlap_v1, whole genome shotgun sequence and encodes:
- the LOC139842510 gene encoding 5'-3' exoribonuclease 3-like, whose translation is MGVPSFYGWLVNKYPKIIVNAIEKTNDQDNGLLSNPNGIEFDNLYLDMNGIIHPCFHPENDNVLEHASFPAVETYGEVFNNIFDYIDRIVNIVRPRKLIYMAIDGVAPRAKMNQQRSRRFRNAKDQETLKKEEEKLRRQFENEGKEVLPEYESQVSDSNVITPGTEFMYELSKQLQSYIRLRIANNPPWKQLKVILSDANSPGEGEHKIMSFIRLQRTCVGYNPNTNHVLYGLDADLIMLALATHEIHFSILRENVSVEDIRQSETKVIKITRFDLDQSLKKTGEQISNLGISTYTKKRSLVKKKPYQFLHVWILREYLNLDLKTINTPEKFELDFERLIDDFIFICFFAGNDFLPHMPTLEIHEGAIDLLLYVYKEEFKNLGGYLVDMQKANDKKGSFIKLKRVEKFILAIGAFEDKIFKKRSSVHDKRLRHILSNLHHSGGNEGEDLFPVTYTCNEKGSATTSSIVDLRGSSTRFPDHDQVLENTKMLKEKLKSYTREASDVWRNGLVTDTVKFGSSGWKRRYYKHKFSADTDEDMEKMRKKVVEKYTEGLCWVLLYYFSHVPSWTWFYPYHYGPFASDMKGLSSTKLVFQKGLPFKPFDQLMAVLPPKSAHALPVLYQLLMTDEESSIHDFFPSDFDIDTDGKRFLWQGISKLPFIDEELLLTATKKIEKDLGEEEVKRNVQDSDQLFLHSSESLASQIVSKINNVGSDKQSSSVKIDISGEINGFVCPKLESVKDSSVLCVHYDPPSFRLHIPRVLEGTSIPETVVNESDIEERQLWHDIHGYQGRNQWSHNRTEGATSNRPGVGTRNMYPDVVIQGAGSGWSGRGRGRVNDATRTIKEQTEGGQSRWNTRGRGHQQRSGMINDPARTNKNQFWTVKTDLGSGQKKELNRWGDSQSKTCSGDNSDRRW